A single region of the Gorilla gorilla gorilla isolate KB3781 chromosome 1, NHGRI_mGorGor1-v2.1_pri, whole genome shotgun sequence genome encodes:
- the ITGA10 gene encoding integrin alpha-10 isoform X1 yields the protein MELPFVTHLFLPLVFLTGLCSPFNLDEHHPRLFPGPPEAEFGYSVLQHVGGGQRWMLVGAPWDGPSGDRRGDVYRCPVGGAHNAPCAKGHLGDYQLGNSSHPAVNMHLGMSLLETDGDGGFMACAPLWSRACGSSVFSSGICARVDASFQPQGSLAPTAQRCPTYMDVVIVLDGSNSIYPWSEVQTFLRRLVGKLFIDPEQIQVGLVQYGESPVHEWSLGDFRTKEEVVRAAKNLSRREGRETKTAQAIMVACTEGFSQSHGGRPEAARLLVVVTDGESHDGEELPAALKACEAGRVTRYGIAVLGHYLRRQRDPSSFLREIRTIASDPDERFFFNVTDEAALTDIVDALGDRIFGLEGSHAENESSFGLEMSQIGFSTHRLKDGILFGMVGAYDWGGSVLWLEGGHRLFPPRMALEDEFPPALQNHAAYLGYSVSSMLLRGGRRLFLSGAPRFRHRGKVIAFQLKKDGAVRVAQSLQGEQIGSYFGSELCPLDTDRDGTTDVLLVAAPMFLGPQNKETGRVYVYLVGQQSLLTLQGTLQPEPPQDARFGFAMGALPDLNQDGFADVAVGAPLEDGHQGALYLYHGTQSGVRPHPAQRIAAASMPHALSYFGRSVDGRLDLDGDDLVDVAVGAQGAAILLSSRPIVHLTPSLEVTPQAISVVQRDCRRRGQEAVCLTAALCFRVTSRTPGRWDHQFYMRFTASLDEWTAGARAAFDGSGQRLSPRRLRLSVGNVTCEQLHFHVLDTSDYLRPVALTVTFALDNTTKPGPVLNEGSPTSIQKLVPFSKDCGPDNECVTDLVLQVNMDIRGSRKAPFVVRGGRRKVLVSTTLENRKENAYNTSLSLIFSRNLHLASLTPQRESPIKVECAAPSAHARLCSVGHPVFQTGAKVAFLLEFEFSCSSLLSQVFVKLTASSDSLERNGTLQDNTAQTSAYIQYEPHLLFSSESTLHRYEVHPYGTLPVGPGPEFKTTLRVQNLGCYVVSGLIISALLPAVAHGGNYFLSLSQVITNNASCIVQNLTEPPGPPVHPEELQHINRLNGSNTQCQVVRCHLGQLAKGTKVSVGLLRLVHNEFFQRAKFKSLTVVSTFELGTEEGSVLQLTEASRWSESLLEVVQTRPILISLWILIGSVLGGLLLLALLVFCLWKLGFFAHKKIPEEEKREEKLEQ from the exons ATGGAACTCCCCTTCGTCACTCACCTGTTCTTGCCCCTGGTGTTCCTGACAG GTCTCTGCTCCCCCTTTAACCTGGATGAACATCACCCACGCCTATTCCCAGGGCCACCAGAAGCTGAATTTGGATACAGTGTCTTACAACATGTTGGGGGTGGACAGCGATG GATGCTGGTGGGCGCCCCCTGGGATGGGCCTTCAGGCGACCGGAGGGGGGACGTTTATCGCTGCCCTGTAGGGGGGGCCCACAATGCCCCATGTGCCAAGGGCCACTTAG GTGACTACCAACTGGGAAATTCATCTCATCCTGCTGTGAATATGCACCTGGGGATGTCTCTGTTAGAGACAGATGGTGATGGGGGATTCATG GCCTGTGCCCCTCTCTGGTCTCGTGCTTGTGGCAGCTCTGTCTTCAGTTCTGGGATATGTGCCCGTGTGGATGCTTCATTCCAGCCTCAGGGAAGCCTGGCACCCACTGCCCAAC GCTGCCCAACATACATGGATGTTGTCATTGTCTTGGATGGCTCCAACAGCATCTACCCCTGGTCTGAAGTTCAGACCTTCCTACGAAGACTGGTAGGGAAACTGTTTATTGACCCAGAACAGATACAG GTGGGACTGGTACAGTATGGGGAGAGCCCTGTACATGAGTGGTCCCTGGGAGATTTCCGAACAAAGGAAGAAGTGGTGAGAGCAGCAAAGAACCTCAGTCGGCGGGAGGGACGAGAAACAAAGACTGCCCAAGCAATAATGGTGGCCTG CACAGAAGGGTTCAGTCAGTCCCATGGGGGCCGACCCGAGGCTGCGAGGCTACTGGTGGTTGTCACTGATGGAGAGTCCCATGATGGAGAGGAGCTTCCTGCAGCACTAaaggcctgtgaggctggaagagTGACACGCTATGGGATTGCA GTCCTTGGTCACTACCTCCGGCGGCAGCGAGATCCCAGCTCTTTCCTGAGAGAAATTAGAACTATTGCCAGTGATCCAGATGAGCGATTCTTCTTCAATGTCACAGATGAGGCTGCTCTGACTGACATTGTGGATGCACTAGGAGATCGGATTTTTGGCCTTGAAG GGTCCCATGCAGAAAACGAAAGCTCCTTTGGGCTGGAAATGTCTCAGATTGGTTTCTCCACTCATCGGCTAAAG GATGGGATTCTTTTTGGGATGGTGGGGGCCTATGACTGGGGAGGCTCTGTGCTATGGCTTGAAGGAGGCCACCGCCTTTTCCCCCCACGAATGGCACTGGAAGACGAGTTCCCCCCTGCATTGCAGAACCATGCAGCCTACCTGG GTTACTCTGTTTCTTCCATGCTTTTGCGGGGTGGACGCCGCCTGTTTCTCTCTGGGGCTCCTCGATTTAGACATCGAGGAAAAGTCATCGCCTTCCAGCTTAAGAAAGATGGGGCTGTGAGGGTTGCCCAGAGCCTCCAGGGGGAGCAG ATTGGTTCATACTTTGGCAGTGAGCTCTGCCCATTGGATACAGATAGGGATGGAACAACTGATGTCTTACTTGTGGCTGCCCCCATGTTCCTGGGACCCCAGAACAAGGAAACAGGACGTGTTTATGTGTATCTGGTAGGCCAG CAGTCCTTGCTGACCCTCCAAGGAACACTTCAGCCAGAACCCCCCCAGGATGCTCGGTTTGGCTTTGCCATGGGAGCTCTTCCTGATCTGAACCAAGATGGTTTTGCTGATGTGGCTGTGGGGGCGCCTCTGGAAGATGGGCACCAGGGAGCACTGTACCTGTACCATGGAACCCAGAGTGGAGTCAGGCCCCATCCTGCCCAG aGGATTGCTGCTGCCTCCATGCCACACGCCCTCAGCTACTTTGGCCGAAGTGTGGATGGTCGGCTAGATCTGGACGGAGATGATCTGGTCGATGTGGCTGTGGGTGCCCAGGGGGCAGCCATCCTGCTCAG CTCCCGGCCCATTGTCCATCTGACCCCATCACTGGAGGTGACCCCACAGGCCATCAGTGTGGTTCAGAGGGACTGTAGGCGGCGAGGCCAAGAGGCAGTCTGTCTGACTGCAGCCCTTTGCTTCCGAGTGACCTCCCGTACTCCTGGTCGCTGGGATCACCAATTCT ACATGAGGTTCACCGCATCACTGGATGAATGGACTGCTGGGGCACGTGCAGCATTTGATGGCTCTGGCCAGAGGTTGTCCCCTCGGAGGCTCCGGCTCAGTGTGGGGAATGTCACTTGTGAGCAGCTACACTTCCATGTGCTG GATACATCAGATTACCTCCGGCCAGTGGCCTTGACTGTGACGTTTGCCTTGGACAATACTACAAAGCCAGGGCCTGTGCTGAATGAGGGCTCACCCACCTCTATACAAAAGCTG gTCCCCTTCTCAAAGGATTGTGGCCCTGACAATGAATGTGTCACAGACCTGGTGCTTCAAGTGAATATGGACATCAGAGGCTCCAG GAAGGCCCCATTTGTGGTTCGAGGTGGCCGGCGGAAAGTGCTGGTATCTACAACTCTggagaacagaaaggaaaatgctTACAATACTAGCCTGAGTCTCATCTTCTCTAGAAACCTCCACCTGGCCAGTCTCACTCCTCAG AGAGAGAGCCCAATAAAGGTGGAATGTGCCGCCCCTTCTGCTCATGCCCGGCTCTGCAGTGTGGGGCATCCTGTCTTCCAGACTGGAGCCAAG GTGGCCTTTCTGCTAGAGTTTGAGTTTAGCTGCTCCTCTCTCCTGAGCCAGGTCTTCGTGAAGCTGACTGCCAGCAG TGACAGCCTGGAGAGAAATGGGACCCTTCAAGATAACACAGCCCAGACCTCAGCCTACATCCAATATGAGCCCCACCTCCTGTTCTCTAG TGAGTCTACCCTGCACCGCTATGAGGTTCACCCATATGGGACCCTCCCAGTGGGTCCTGGCCCAGAATTCAAAACCACTCTCAGG GTTCAGAACCTAGGCTGCTATGTGGTCAGTGGCCTCATCATCTCAGCCCTCCTTCCAGCTGTGGCCCATGGGGGCAATTACTTCCTATCACTGTCTCAAGTCATCACTAACAAT GCAAGCTGCATAGTGCAGAACCTGACTGAACCCCCAGGCCCACCTGTGCATCCAGAGGAGCTTCAACACATAAACAGACTG AATGGGAGCAATACTCAGTGTCAGGTGGTGAGGTGCCACCTTGGGCAGCTGGCAAAAGGGACCAAGGTCTCTGTTGGACTATTGAGGCTGGTTCACAATGAATTTTTCCAAAGA
- the ITGA10 gene encoding integrin alpha-10 isoform X2: MILAPQVSAPPLTWMNITHAYSQGHQKLNLDTVSYNMLGVDSDGCPTYMDVVIVLDGSNSIYPWSEVQTFLRRLVGKLFIDPEQIQVGLVQYGESPVHEWSLGDFRTKEEVVRAAKNLSRREGRETKTAQAIMVACTEGFSQSHGGRPEAARLLVVVTDGESHDGEELPAALKACEAGRVTRYGIAVLGHYLRRQRDPSSFLREIRTIASDPDERFFFNVTDEAALTDIVDALGDRIFGLEGSHAENESSFGLEMSQIGFSTHRLKDGILFGMVGAYDWGGSVLWLEGGHRLFPPRMALEDEFPPALQNHAAYLGYSVSSMLLRGGRRLFLSGAPRFRHRGKVIAFQLKKDGAVRVAQSLQGEQIGSYFGSELCPLDTDRDGTTDVLLVAAPMFLGPQNKETGRVYVYLVGQQSLLTLQGTLQPEPPQDARFGFAMGALPDLNQDGFADVAVGAPLEDGHQGALYLYHGTQSGVRPHPAQRIAAASMPHALSYFGRSVDGRLDLDGDDLVDVAVGAQGAAILLSSRPIVHLTPSLEVTPQAISVVQRDCRRRGQEAVCLTAALCFRVTSRTPGRWDHQFYMRFTASLDEWTAGARAAFDGSGQRLSPRRLRLSVGNVTCEQLHFHVLDTSDYLRPVALTVTFALDNTTKPGPVLNEGSPTSIQKLVPFSKDCGPDNECVTDLVLQVNMDIRGSRKAPFVVRGGRRKVLVSTTLENRKENAYNTSLSLIFSRNLHLASLTPQRESPIKVECAAPSAHARLCSVGHPVFQTGAKVAFLLEFEFSCSSLLSQVFVKLTASSDSLERNGTLQDNTAQTSAYIQYEPHLLFSSESTLHRYEVHPYGTLPVGPGPEFKTTLRVQNLGCYVVSGLIISALLPAVAHGGNYFLSLSQVITNNASCIVQNLTEPPGPPVHPEELQHINRLNGSNTQCQVVRCHLGQLAKGTKVSVGLLRLVHNEFFQRAKFKSLTVVSTFELGTEEGSVLQLTEASRWSESLLEVVQTRPILISLWILIGSVLGGLLLLALLVFCLWKLGFFAHKKIPEEEKREEKLEQ; the protein is encoded by the exons ATGATCCTGGCCCCACAGGTCTCTGCTCCCCCTTTAACCTGGATGAACATCACCCACGCCTATTCCCAGGGCCACCAGAAGCTGAATTTGGATACAGTGTCTTACAACATGTTGGGGGTGGACAGCGATG GCTGCCCAACATACATGGATGTTGTCATTGTCTTGGATGGCTCCAACAGCATCTACCCCTGGTCTGAAGTTCAGACCTTCCTACGAAGACTGGTAGGGAAACTGTTTATTGACCCAGAACAGATACAG GTGGGACTGGTACAGTATGGGGAGAGCCCTGTACATGAGTGGTCCCTGGGAGATTTCCGAACAAAGGAAGAAGTGGTGAGAGCAGCAAAGAACCTCAGTCGGCGGGAGGGACGAGAAACAAAGACTGCCCAAGCAATAATGGTGGCCTG CACAGAAGGGTTCAGTCAGTCCCATGGGGGCCGACCCGAGGCTGCGAGGCTACTGGTGGTTGTCACTGATGGAGAGTCCCATGATGGAGAGGAGCTTCCTGCAGCACTAaaggcctgtgaggctggaagagTGACACGCTATGGGATTGCA GTCCTTGGTCACTACCTCCGGCGGCAGCGAGATCCCAGCTCTTTCCTGAGAGAAATTAGAACTATTGCCAGTGATCCAGATGAGCGATTCTTCTTCAATGTCACAGATGAGGCTGCTCTGACTGACATTGTGGATGCACTAGGAGATCGGATTTTTGGCCTTGAAG GGTCCCATGCAGAAAACGAAAGCTCCTTTGGGCTGGAAATGTCTCAGATTGGTTTCTCCACTCATCGGCTAAAG GATGGGATTCTTTTTGGGATGGTGGGGGCCTATGACTGGGGAGGCTCTGTGCTATGGCTTGAAGGAGGCCACCGCCTTTTCCCCCCACGAATGGCACTGGAAGACGAGTTCCCCCCTGCATTGCAGAACCATGCAGCCTACCTGG GTTACTCTGTTTCTTCCATGCTTTTGCGGGGTGGACGCCGCCTGTTTCTCTCTGGGGCTCCTCGATTTAGACATCGAGGAAAAGTCATCGCCTTCCAGCTTAAGAAAGATGGGGCTGTGAGGGTTGCCCAGAGCCTCCAGGGGGAGCAG ATTGGTTCATACTTTGGCAGTGAGCTCTGCCCATTGGATACAGATAGGGATGGAACAACTGATGTCTTACTTGTGGCTGCCCCCATGTTCCTGGGACCCCAGAACAAGGAAACAGGACGTGTTTATGTGTATCTGGTAGGCCAG CAGTCCTTGCTGACCCTCCAAGGAACACTTCAGCCAGAACCCCCCCAGGATGCTCGGTTTGGCTTTGCCATGGGAGCTCTTCCTGATCTGAACCAAGATGGTTTTGCTGATGTGGCTGTGGGGGCGCCTCTGGAAGATGGGCACCAGGGAGCACTGTACCTGTACCATGGAACCCAGAGTGGAGTCAGGCCCCATCCTGCCCAG aGGATTGCTGCTGCCTCCATGCCACACGCCCTCAGCTACTTTGGCCGAAGTGTGGATGGTCGGCTAGATCTGGACGGAGATGATCTGGTCGATGTGGCTGTGGGTGCCCAGGGGGCAGCCATCCTGCTCAG CTCCCGGCCCATTGTCCATCTGACCCCATCACTGGAGGTGACCCCACAGGCCATCAGTGTGGTTCAGAGGGACTGTAGGCGGCGAGGCCAAGAGGCAGTCTGTCTGACTGCAGCCCTTTGCTTCCGAGTGACCTCCCGTACTCCTGGTCGCTGGGATCACCAATTCT ACATGAGGTTCACCGCATCACTGGATGAATGGACTGCTGGGGCACGTGCAGCATTTGATGGCTCTGGCCAGAGGTTGTCCCCTCGGAGGCTCCGGCTCAGTGTGGGGAATGTCACTTGTGAGCAGCTACACTTCCATGTGCTG GATACATCAGATTACCTCCGGCCAGTGGCCTTGACTGTGACGTTTGCCTTGGACAATACTACAAAGCCAGGGCCTGTGCTGAATGAGGGCTCACCCACCTCTATACAAAAGCTG gTCCCCTTCTCAAAGGATTGTGGCCCTGACAATGAATGTGTCACAGACCTGGTGCTTCAAGTGAATATGGACATCAGAGGCTCCAG GAAGGCCCCATTTGTGGTTCGAGGTGGCCGGCGGAAAGTGCTGGTATCTACAACTCTggagaacagaaaggaaaatgctTACAATACTAGCCTGAGTCTCATCTTCTCTAGAAACCTCCACCTGGCCAGTCTCACTCCTCAG AGAGAGAGCCCAATAAAGGTGGAATGTGCCGCCCCTTCTGCTCATGCCCGGCTCTGCAGTGTGGGGCATCCTGTCTTCCAGACTGGAGCCAAG GTGGCCTTTCTGCTAGAGTTTGAGTTTAGCTGCTCCTCTCTCCTGAGCCAGGTCTTCGTGAAGCTGACTGCCAGCAG TGACAGCCTGGAGAGAAATGGGACCCTTCAAGATAACACAGCCCAGACCTCAGCCTACATCCAATATGAGCCCCACCTCCTGTTCTCTAG TGAGTCTACCCTGCACCGCTATGAGGTTCACCCATATGGGACCCTCCCAGTGGGTCCTGGCCCAGAATTCAAAACCACTCTCAGG GTTCAGAACCTAGGCTGCTATGTGGTCAGTGGCCTCATCATCTCAGCCCTCCTTCCAGCTGTGGCCCATGGGGGCAATTACTTCCTATCACTGTCTCAAGTCATCACTAACAAT GCAAGCTGCATAGTGCAGAACCTGACTGAACCCCCAGGCCCACCTGTGCATCCAGAGGAGCTTCAACACATAAACAGACTG AATGGGAGCAATACTCAGTGTCAGGTGGTGAGGTGCCACCTTGGGCAGCTGGCAAAAGGGACCAAGGTCTCTGTTGGACTATTGAGGCTGGTTCACAATGAATTTTTCCAAAGA